CTCTGGTTTTATTTATGGATTGTGGAATGCTTATAATGCCATAAAATCCGGCGCATCTAATAATGTTCTTGTTGTTTCGAGCGAAACATTGTCAAAGGTTAGTGATTTTGATGACCCGAAAACCGCTGTTTTATGGGGCGATGGCGCTGGTGCAGCTGTGTTGAAAAAATCAATCAACGGAGTGCTGTATATGCCTTACATAGGCAGCGAATATTCTGATCACATAAAGCTAAATGAGAGCAAAGAAGATGAGCTGGTGCACATGCCTGGCGGACCTTTGATTATGAGAAGAGCAGTCAATGCAATGATTAATGCTGCAAAGATTGTCTTGGAAAAAAATAATTTAAAAAAGGAAGATATTAATTGGCTCATTCCGCATCAAGCGAATTATCGCATAATAGAAGATGTGGCTAAAGAGCTCGGCATGTTTGAGAAGATGCTTGTGACAATCCGTGACGAAGGCAACATCTCGGGCGGCTCAATCCCAAGAACTTTGGACAAGCATGCCAGAGAAGGAAAGATCAAAAGAGGCGATATGATTCTGATGACTGCTATTGGCGGCGGCTACAGCTTTGGGGCCGCAATTGTAAAGTATTAAATTCGGAATTATTGTGTTTAAAAAAAGAAAAGCTTATTAACAGGCTTTGTTTTCCATAGAATATGATGCACGATATTGTATACTTTACCTTTGAATTCTTTTATTAGCTGCATCTCTTGATATAATGCTTCCATATCTTTCTTGGCCTGAAAAGCCATAATATTCTGGGGCAAAAACAAGGGAATTCTGAAAAAATAAGATCATGCAATGTCAAATAAAACTAATCGGAGGTATTATTATGAAAATCGCAATATTGGGGCCTAAGGGCACCTATACGGAAAAAGCAGCAGAAAAATATGATCGGAATGCTGAAATTATTTTTTACAAATCAATAACACAGGTATTCAAATCGATAAATGGAATGAAGGAAAATGTTGGAATTGCGCCAACATTCAATAAGATTGGAGGGCCTGTTAATGAAACATTAGATTGCCTGTGGGAGTACAACAGCAAAATGCATTTGAGAAACACAGATAATGTAAGGATTACAGATACAATTGTATTAGACATAGTGCATTGCATTGGGACAATGCATAATGCATCAAAAATTGAGAAGATAATATCCTGCGACCAAGCGCTGAGGCAATGCTCTCGCTACCTTGATAAGCATTATCCTAATGCTGAAAGAGAAGGGGCATCAAGCACTGCGCAGGCAGCTGAATTAATTGCGATGAAAAAAATGCGCTATGCGGCAGCAATTGGCTCTGAAGCTGCTTTGAAGGAATATGGCCTTGAAATTACTGACAGAGACGTGGTTAAGAAAAATAAAACAATATTCGCAGTGATCTCAAAAATTTGCAAAACAGAGCCAACAGGCAACGATGTAACATGCCTTGCATTACATCCTGAAAATGACGAGCCGGAATTTTTGAATGGGATAAAAAGGATTTTGAACGGCGGCAATATAAAGACTACAATATACCCTAGAACCGATGGCATATGGGGCGTAATACATTACATAGATGTTGATGGCCATGAAAAAGACGGCCATGTTGCAAACGCAATAGATTTGATCAGGCACTATATCATGAAAAACCCCGCGGAATTAAGGATGTTGGGCAGCTATAAAAAGCCAATTAGGAGGTAAAAATGGATAAAAAAGAAGAGATTGAATGGGAAAATTGGTATAAAGCGCTGGGCAATAATCCTGAGTATGTTGATAACTTAGTTAAGAAGTTAGAACAGGAAAGCATGAAAGATAACTTGCCCTACTGCCGGTTTGGAAAAATTAATGGAAGTTAATGAGAAAGAGAAAGAAAAATTAAATCCTGCCTAAAATCCTCTTCGTTTTAATAGAATCCCCGAATGGATCCGGGCTTTCATTTATAATAGTTATATCTATATTGTATTTTTTGATATAGCTCAGAAGCTCTTTTATGTCTTTTTCTTCGGTAAGTTTGTGGCTCCTTTCGCCTTTTAGCGTGTAGTTGATGCCTGAGAAGTGGGAATGAATGTGCTTAATGCCTTTCAATTTCCTGAACAGTTCATCGTATCTTGGATCTCCGTTGTTCCTTGCTTTCCAATGCGCGAAATCAATGCAGAATGCGCAGCCTGTTTCTTTTGATAATTTTATTAATTCATCCGGATCGCCAAATGCGGAGTGCTTGCCTGTCAGTTCAGGCGCTAAAGCTACGTTCCATTTATTTTGTTTTATTGTTTTCTGCAATTCTTCTATTTCTTTTTTTACTAAAACAAAAGTTTCTTCTTTTGGATGTTTTCCATAGAATGCGGCATGAAAGACAACGTATTTTGCACCAAGATAATGAGCGCGCTCACAGCTATTCAATATTCTTTTCTTTGAGGCTTCGATTTTCTTTTTTTCCTCAGAAACGAGATTGATATAATAAGGGGCATGGACGCTTAAATCAATGTTAAGCTGCTTTGCAAGAGCGCCAGTCTGTTTTGCAGTCTCATTCGTCATGTTGACGCCGTATGTGAATTCAACTTCTAATGCTGTCAGCCCATGATCTTTTGCGTG
The sequence above is a segment of the Candidatus Woesearchaeota archaeon genome. Coding sequences within it:
- a CDS encoding beta-ketoacyl-ACP synthase 3; the protein is MENISIAGTGSYLPERVVDNKELEKLVRNYDYEKSGDFCKWAKNLTGVEKRHYAGDVRRMPFWLKINDLVISHFTNKKRLSWLEIANLFKDKYYISNKETTEEMAANAAKNALEAANMNASDIDLIILNTFTPHSKIPNPALEVGNLIGNGKAIAFPINTACSGFIYGLWNAYNAIKSGASNNVLVVSSETLSKVSDFDDPKTAVLWGDGAGAAVLKKSINGVLYMPYIGSEYSDHIKLNESKEDELVHMPGGPLIMRRAVNAMINAAKIVLEKNNLKKEDINWLIPHQANYRIIEDVAKELGMFEKMLVTIRDEGNISGGSIPRTLDKHAREGKIKRGDMILMTAIGGGYSFGAAIVKY
- a CDS encoding TIM barrel protein — encoded protein: MNVKLGPGGTAGLGNIEGIKHAKDHGLTALEVEFTYGVNMTNETAKQTGALAKQLNIDLSVHAPYYINLVSEEKKKIEASKKRILNSCERAHYLGAKYVVFHAAFYGKHPKEETFVLVKKEIEELQKTIKQNKWNVALAPELTGKHSAFGDPDELIKLSKETGCAFCIDFAHWKARNNGDPRYDELFRKLKGIKHIHSHFSGINYTLKGERSHKLTEEKDIKELLSYIKKYNIDITIINESPDPFGDSIKTKRILGRI